From Streptomyces sp. NBC_00690, a single genomic window includes:
- a CDS encoding NACHT domain-containing protein: MHGTMTARVVAVHGRQQGTGVLLTPRTVLTCAHVSGSGRVEISHPGLGQRVGGAALLLGDPKVVDAALLIADHDIVPSDRLGRLRWARLTRDDALAGCQTIGFPSHQRYQGDRLDFGQYTGSVLPIAGRMHGVLTFWLDHSPGAPHKTSPLAGLSGAPVLAGSVLVGMVTRVRDTDGHQHLEAIPVEAIHQILRRSSLLGRFSALRRRPRAARPSLDALPVEQHWPGVLDLPPLERLSSFHPQDAAFEEGYASALKAQYRKTEVFGIDELGISEASWDLDTAYVSLEAVELEPHEGPDPGPPRPIDTPVPRSLRIEDLLGLSQHTLLRGEAGAGKTTLVWWLAAHASCGTLPGALDELNGLVPFVIPMRSLHAHGGPFPGPDELPGVAGLPIGRAPEGWATRVLESGRALILVDGLDELPQAHRHKARSWLTLLLGRFNSSRALATVRPGAVEARWLASEGFADLLLLPMSDQDIKAFVRAWHRAAALEYAALDRRRADAEAHALSELEQRLTREFDTNRVLRDLARTPLLCAVICALHRKRKGALPHTRWELYKATLDMLLGKRDSGRGIHAPEGLVLSVEENKLLLQHIAVWLVRNGQTQLTFDEAVTQIGLATRSMRQVRDQGTPEQILTHLINRSGLLQQRTGSVVQFIHRTFQDYLAAKEFSDTDSLGELLRHAPDEQWRDVIHLAVGHLDRNRVSALVKGLIARGDEAASSGVRRALHILAAHCAASAVFLDDTVLTASEDRVRALMPPTTSGQVHELTSLGAFVLPLLPGASERPHVDRMVIETIAAIGEEAGLERLVDFAQHPAAPVRRALADVWASFPAQLYARRVLARTRLDDVVLNVWSDDQLQALEHCSPTVGVVALFGSHSGKTLDARLPRTGLRSLRLNGNHEITELGFLRNRPALSALALIDCPRLTSLAELADRSLRRLDIGQGELALSGPHPQVTDLQVFGLEPMDDPDHTALSRWDTVTTLFLMPPQRMSALIRATSGMTALQSLTVRAFAILDLEATDTTERITSLSIESLDRHLNTAALARVFPALRQLSMVVRDVREYALDLTPLAELPDLTITLKSGGGIPLHITGAEPFGGRLRTMTGQ; this comes from the coding sequence ATGCACGGCACGATGACGGCACGGGTGGTCGCGGTCCATGGCAGACAGCAGGGCACAGGGGTACTCCTCACCCCCAGAACGGTCCTGACCTGCGCACATGTCTCCGGCTCCGGCCGAGTGGAGATCTCCCACCCCGGGCTCGGCCAGCGCGTGGGCGGTGCGGCGCTCCTCCTGGGAGACCCCAAGGTCGTCGATGCCGCCCTACTGATCGCCGATCACGACATCGTGCCGTCCGATCGGCTCGGCCGGCTCCGATGGGCCCGTCTGACCAGGGACGACGCCCTAGCCGGCTGCCAGACGATCGGCTTCCCCAGTCATCAGCGCTATCAGGGCGACCGGCTGGACTTCGGCCAGTACACGGGCAGCGTTCTGCCCATCGCAGGACGGATGCACGGCGTCCTCACCTTCTGGCTCGACCACTCCCCGGGCGCCCCGCACAAGACCTCTCCGCTCGCCGGGCTCTCCGGCGCGCCCGTCCTCGCCGGCTCGGTCCTGGTGGGCATGGTGACCCGGGTACGCGACACGGACGGTCACCAGCACCTGGAGGCCATCCCGGTGGAGGCGATCCACCAGATCTTGCGTCGCAGCTCCCTTCTGGGGCGGTTCTCAGCGCTCCGACGCCGCCCCCGGGCGGCTCGGCCCTCCCTCGATGCACTCCCCGTCGAGCAGCACTGGCCCGGCGTCCTCGACCTGCCCCCGCTGGAGCGGCTCTCCAGCTTCCATCCGCAGGACGCCGCCTTCGAGGAGGGGTACGCGAGCGCCCTGAAGGCCCAGTACCGCAAGACGGAGGTCTTCGGCATCGACGAGCTGGGCATCAGCGAGGCCAGCTGGGACCTCGACACCGCCTATGTGAGCCTCGAAGCCGTCGAGCTGGAGCCCCACGAGGGCCCGGACCCGGGGCCGCCGCGTCCGATCGACACCCCCGTACCCCGCTCACTGCGCATCGAAGACCTCCTCGGCCTCAGCCAGCACACACTGCTGCGGGGCGAGGCGGGGGCGGGCAAGACCACCCTCGTGTGGTGGCTCGCCGCCCATGCCTCCTGCGGAACGCTCCCCGGCGCGCTCGACGAGCTCAACGGGCTGGTTCCCTTCGTCATCCCCATGCGCAGCCTCCATGCCCACGGCGGACCGTTCCCCGGCCCGGACGAGCTCCCCGGGGTCGCCGGGCTGCCCATCGGACGGGCGCCGGAGGGCTGGGCCACCCGCGTACTGGAGTCGGGGCGGGCCCTGATCCTCGTCGACGGCCTCGACGAGCTCCCCCAGGCCCATCGGCACAAGGCCCGCAGCTGGCTCACCCTCCTGCTGGGCCGGTTCAACAGCAGCCGCGCCCTGGCGACCGTACGTCCCGGCGCGGTGGAAGCACGCTGGCTGGCCTCCGAAGGCTTCGCCGACCTCCTGCTGCTGCCGATGAGCGACCAGGACATCAAGGCGTTCGTACGGGCCTGGCACCGGGCCGCGGCCCTGGAGTACGCGGCACTCGACCGCCGGCGCGCCGATGCCGAAGCCCATGCCCTGAGCGAGCTGGAACAACGGCTGACCCGCGAGTTCGACACCAACAGGGTGCTGCGCGACCTCGCCCGCACCCCGCTGCTGTGCGCGGTGATCTGCGCGCTCCACCGCAAGCGCAAGGGCGCCCTCCCACACACGCGCTGGGAGCTCTACAAGGCCACGCTCGACATGCTCCTCGGCAAACGGGACAGCGGGCGCGGCATCCACGCCCCCGAAGGGCTGGTCCTCAGCGTGGAGGAGAACAAGCTGCTGCTCCAGCACATCGCCGTCTGGCTGGTGCGCAACGGCCAGACCCAACTGACCTTCGACGAGGCCGTCACTCAGATCGGGTTGGCGACCCGGAGTATGCGGCAGGTGCGGGACCAGGGAACCCCGGAACAGATCCTGACCCATCTGATCAATCGCAGCGGACTGCTCCAACAACGCACGGGCAGTGTCGTCCAGTTCATCCACCGCACCTTCCAGGACTATCTGGCGGCCAAGGAGTTCTCCGACACCGACAGCCTGGGCGAACTGCTGCGGCACGCGCCGGACGAACAGTGGCGCGATGTGATCCACCTCGCCGTCGGACACCTCGATCGCAACCGGGTGAGCGCACTGGTCAAGGGCCTGATCGCCCGGGGCGACGAGGCGGCGAGCAGCGGCGTCCGGCGCGCCCTGCACATCCTGGCTGCACACTGCGCCGCGTCCGCCGTTTTCCTCGACGACACCGTCCTCACCGCGTCGGAGGATCGCGTCCGTGCACTGATGCCGCCCACGACCTCGGGTCAGGTGCACGAGTTGACCAGCCTCGGCGCCTTTGTGCTCCCCCTGCTGCCGGGGGCCTCCGAACGCCCCCATGTCGACCGGATGGTGATCGAGACGATCGCGGCGATCGGCGAGGAGGCCGGCTTGGAACGGCTGGTGGATTTCGCCCAACATCCGGCGGCCCCGGTCCGACGGGCCCTGGCGGACGTCTGGGCGAGCTTCCCTGCACAGTTGTACGCCCGCAGAGTGCTCGCCCGGACCCGGCTGGACGACGTCGTACTCAATGTGTGGAGCGACGACCAACTACAGGCACTGGAGCACTGCAGTCCCACCGTCGGCGTCGTGGCGCTGTTCGGGAGCCACTCGGGCAAGACCCTGGACGCCCGGCTGCCGCGCACCGGGCTGCGGTCACTGCGGCTCAACGGGAACCATGAGATCACCGAACTGGGCTTCCTCCGGAACCGCCCCGCCCTCAGCGCCCTCGCCCTCATCGACTGCCCCCGACTCACCAGCCTGGCAGAGCTCGCCGACCGGTCGCTGCGCCGACTGGACATCGGACAGGGAGAGCTCGCCCTGAGCGGGCCGCACCCTCAGGTCACCGACCTCCAGGTGTTCGGCCTGGAGCCCATGGACGACCCGGACCACACCGCCCTGTCCCGATGGGACACCGTGACCACGCTGTTCCTGATGCCTCCACAGCGCATGTCCGCGCTGATCCGCGCCACCAGCGGGATGACCGCACTCCAGAGCCTGACAGTCCGTGCGTTCGCGATCCTCGATCTGGAGGCGACCGACACCACGGAGCGCATCACCTCGCTCTCCATCGAATCGCTGGACCGCCATCTGAACACGGCCGCGCTCGCCCGCGTCTTCCCCGCACTGCGCCAACTGTCCATGGTCGTACGCGATGTACGGGAGTACGCGCTCGACCTCACCCCGCTCGCCGAACTCCCCGATCTCACGATCACCCTCAAGTCCGGCGGGGGCATCCCCCTCCACATCACCGGCGCTGAGCCGTTCGGGGGACGTCTGAGGACCATGACAGGCCAGTGA
- a CDS encoding M23 family metallopeptidase → MSRFISRRPRPSALRTRTAVVAAGLGAVTVLGTGAAIAAETGTAASKPVAVNSTANAVAAQAQAQSQAAAKTVAAQKAAAAKKAAAKKAVAAKSVAVKKAASGWTKPVSQYVVSATYGNAGNMWASKHSGQDFAVPTGTVVNSVGPGTVVKAGPNGAGDGPAYGNAVVVKHDSNTYSQYAHLSRVDVKIGQQVQGGQQIALSGNTGNSSGPHLHFEIRTTPNYGSAINPVSYLRAQGVTL, encoded by the coding sequence ATGTCGCGCTTCATTTCCCGTCGCCCCCGCCCGTCCGCTCTCCGTACCCGTACCGCCGTTGTCGCTGCTGGTCTGGGAGCCGTGACGGTCCTCGGCACAGGAGCTGCGATTGCCGCCGAGACCGGTACGGCAGCCAGCAAGCCCGTCGCCGTGAACAGCACCGCGAACGCGGTCGCCGCCCAGGCCCAGGCCCAGTCCCAGGCCGCCGCGAAGACCGTTGCCGCGCAGAAGGCCGCCGCTGCCAAGAAGGCGGCTGCCAAGAAGGCCGTGGCCGCCAAGTCCGTCGCCGTCAAGAAGGCCGCCTCCGGGTGGACCAAGCCGGTCTCCCAGTACGTGGTGAGCGCCACCTACGGCAACGCCGGAAACATGTGGGCGAGCAAGCACTCCGGCCAGGACTTCGCCGTGCCGACCGGCACCGTCGTCAACTCCGTGGGCCCCGGCACCGTCGTCAAGGCCGGCCCGAACGGCGCCGGTGACGGACCTGCCTACGGCAACGCCGTGGTCGTCAAGCACGACAGCAACACCTACTCGCAGTACGCCCACCTCTCCCGCGTCGACGTGAAGATCGGGCAGCAGGTCCAGGGCGGCCAGCAGATCGCCCTGTCCGGTAACACCGGCAACAGCAGCGGCCCTCACCTGCACTTCGAGATCCGCACCACCCCGAACTACGGCAGCGCCATCAACCCGGTGAGCTACCTGCGTGCCCAGGGTGTGACCCTCTGA
- the cseC gene encoding two-component system sensor histidine kinase CseC, with translation MRRLALRTGVRWKISVAIAAVGALIAVALSLVVHNAARVSMLDNARDVQMDRLSMAQRWHETSKKSDPRFNSKINDPLLPKELQRLMKEKRRGTFVEDDHDGPPVIWAAVPLANGDVLSLHSRFAGRSSTLLRDLDQALIIGSASVVLAGSALGVLIGGQLSRRLRKAAAAASNVAEGNTGVRVRDAIGGVVRDETDDLARAIDALTDALHARIEAERRVTADIAHELRTPVTGLLTAAELLPAGRPSELVRDRAQAMRTLVEDVLEVARLDSASERAELQEIALGEFVTRRVSALNPDVAIEVVHESRVNTDPRRLERILLNLLTNAVKYGGTPVEVTVEGRVVRVRDHGPGFPEALLREGPSRFRTGASDRAGTGHGLGLTIASGQARVLGARLTFRNAAPAVPLVGDAPAAGGAIAVLWLPEHAPTDSGSFPMLPRQG, from the coding sequence ATGAGGCGCCTCGCGCTGCGCACCGGGGTCCGTTGGAAGATCAGTGTCGCGATCGCGGCCGTGGGCGCCCTGATCGCCGTGGCCCTGAGCCTGGTCGTGCACAACGCCGCCCGGGTCTCGATGCTGGACAACGCCCGAGACGTGCAGATGGACCGGCTCTCGATGGCCCAGCGCTGGCACGAGACGTCGAAGAAGAGCGACCCCCGGTTCAACAGCAAGATCAATGACCCCTTGCTGCCCAAGGAACTCCAGCGGCTGATGAAGGAGAAGCGCCGCGGCACCTTCGTGGAGGACGATCATGACGGCCCGCCGGTGATCTGGGCCGCCGTCCCGCTGGCCAACGGGGATGTGCTCTCCCTGCACAGTCGCTTCGCGGGGCGGAGCTCCACCCTGCTCAGGGACCTCGACCAGGCACTGATCATCGGTTCGGCCTCGGTGGTCCTCGCGGGCAGCGCGCTCGGCGTGCTCATCGGCGGCCAGCTCTCGCGCCGGCTGCGCAAGGCCGCGGCAGCCGCCTCGAACGTGGCGGAGGGCAATACGGGCGTCCGGGTGCGGGATGCGATCGGCGGTGTCGTACGAGACGAGACGGACGATCTCGCCAGGGCGATCGACGCCCTCACCGATGCGCTGCACGCGCGCATCGAGGCGGAGCGGCGGGTCACCGCGGACATCGCCCATGAGCTGCGCACACCGGTCACGGGCCTGCTGACGGCCGCGGAGCTGCTGCCAGCGGGCCGCCCATCGGAGCTCGTACGGGACCGGGCCCAGGCGATGCGGACCCTGGTGGAGGACGTACTGGAGGTCGCGCGGCTGGACAGTGCGTCGGAGCGGGCGGAGCTACAGGAGATAGCCCTCGGTGAGTTCGTCACGCGCCGGGTGTCGGCCCTCAACCCGGACGTGGCGATCGAGGTGGTCCACGAGTCCCGGGTGAACACCGATCCCCGTCGACTGGAGCGGATCCTGCTGAATCTGCTCACGAACGCGGTCAAGTACGGGGGGACACCGGTCGAGGTCACCGTCGAGGGCCGGGTGGTCCGGGTGCGCGACCACGGGCCCGGCTTTCCGGAGGCGCTCCTGCGCGAGGGGCCGAGCCGCTTCCGTACGGGAGCGAGCGATCGAGCCGGTACCGGGCACGGGCTGGGGCTGACGATCGCCTCGGGCCAGGCACGGGTGCTGGGGGCGCGGCTCACCTTCCGCAACGCGGCGCCGGCGGTGCCGCTGGTGGGCGACGCTCCTGCGGCCGGGGGCGCGATCGCGGTGCTCTGGCTGCCGGAGCACGCTCCGACGGACAGCGGGAGCTTCCCGATGCTGCCGCGACAGGGGTAG
- the cseB gene encoding two-component system response regulator CseB has protein sequence MAETHVLFVEDDDVIREATQLALERQGFLVTAMPDGLLGLEAFRAQRPDIALLDVMVPGLDGVSLCRRIRDESTVPVIMLSARADSIDVVLGLEAGADDYVTKPFDGAVLVARIRAVLRRFGHASGDGVTTGEQPPGALLTFGELEVDTEGMEVRKGGEPVALTPTEMRLLLEFSAAPGTVLSRDRLLERVWEYGWGGDTRVVDVHVQRLRTKIGQDRIETVRGFGYKLKA, from the coding sequence ATGGCCGAGACACATGTGTTGTTCGTCGAGGACGACGACGTCATCCGGGAGGCGACCCAGTTGGCGTTGGAACGCCAGGGTTTCCTCGTCACCGCGATGCCCGACGGACTGTTGGGCCTGGAGGCGTTTCGCGCCCAGCGCCCCGATATCGCCCTGCTCGACGTGATGGTGCCGGGACTCGACGGGGTGAGTCTGTGCCGCCGTATCCGCGATGAGTCGACCGTGCCCGTGATCATGCTGTCGGCGCGTGCCGACTCCATCGACGTGGTGCTCGGGCTGGAGGCAGGAGCCGACGACTACGTCACCAAGCCCTTCGACGGGGCGGTCCTGGTCGCCCGGATCCGTGCGGTGCTGCGCCGCTTCGGCCATGCGAGCGGGGATGGGGTCACCACCGGGGAGCAGCCCCCGGGTGCCCTGCTGACCTTCGGTGAGCTGGAGGTCGACACCGAGGGCATGGAGGTGCGCAAGGGGGGCGAGCCGGTGGCTCTGACCCCGACCGAGATGCGGCTGCTGTTGGAGTTCTCGGCCGCTCCCGGAACCGTGCTGTCCCGCGATCGGCTCCTGGAGCGGGTCTGGGAGTACGGCTGGGGCGGTGACACCCGTGTGGTGGACGTCCATGTCCAGCGGTTGCGCACCAAGATCGGGCAAGACCGGATCGAGACGGTTCGCGGCTTCGGATACAAGCTCAAAGCATGA
- a CDS encoding SigE family RNA polymerase sigma factor, producing the protein MAHGEVLGFEEYVRSRQEALLRSARRLVPDPVDAQDLLQTALARTYGRWDGIADKSLADAYLRRVMINTRTEWWRARKLEEVPTDQLPDARIDDGSDQRADRALLMDALKVLAPKQRSVVVLRHWEQMSTEETADALGMSAGTVKSTLHRALARLRQELERQEAERRELERRERIEHEAAQRADRPTNRRPEAGELRVPTQDRGGLQRLRCGDGQDRQDERGQERCAA; encoded by the coding sequence ATGGCGCACGGCGAGGTGCTCGGTTTTGAAGAGTACGTACGCAGCCGGCAGGAGGCACTGCTGCGCAGCGCCCGGCGGCTGGTGCCCGATCCCGTCGATGCCCAGGACCTCCTCCAGACCGCACTGGCCCGCACCTACGGTCGCTGGGACGGCATCGCCGACAAGTCGCTCGCCGACGCCTATCTGCGCCGGGTGATGATCAACACCCGGACGGAGTGGTGGCGCGCCCGCAAGCTGGAGGAAGTGCCCACCGACCAACTGCCGGACGCCCGGATCGACGACGGCAGCGACCAGCGCGCGGACCGCGCACTGCTGATGGACGCGCTGAAGGTGCTCGCGCCCAAGCAGCGCAGTGTGGTGGTGTTGCGGCACTGGGAGCAGATGAGCACGGAGGAGACGGCTGACGCGCTGGGCATGTCGGCGGGTACCGTGAAGAGCACACTGCATCGGGCACTGGCCCGGCTCCGGCAGGAGTTGGAGCGCCAGGAGGCGGAGCGTCGCGAGTTGGAGCGCCGGGAGCGGATCGAGCACGAGGCCGCGCAGCGGGCCGACCGTCCGACGAACCGTCGCCCCGAAGCCGGCGAGCTGCGGGTCCCGACCCAGGACCGGGGCGGTCTGCAGCGCTTGCGGTGCGGTGATGGACAGGACAGGCAGGACGAACGGGGGCAGGAGCGGTGCGCGGCCTGA
- a CDS encoding A/G-specific adenine glycosylase encodes MTDTNTALAPTDAASLHAPVISWFDEHARDLPWRRPEAGAWGVMVSEFMLQQTPVNRVLPVYEQWLARWPRPADLAAEAPGEAVRAWGRLGYPRRALRLHGAAQAIAERHDGDVPREHAQLLALPGIGEYTAAAVASFAYGQRHAVLDTNVRRVFARASSGIQYPPTATTAAERKLARALLPDDEETAARWAAASMELGALVCTARNEDCARCPIAAQCSWRLAGKPAHEGAPRRGQTYAGTDRQVRGKLLAVLRESSEPVPQTALDVVWHEPVQRARALDGLVADGLVEPLEGGLYQLPG; translated from the coding sequence ATGACTGACACCAACACAGCCCTCGCCCCCACCGACGCCGCATCCCTCCACGCCCCCGTCATCTCCTGGTTCGACGAGCACGCCCGCGATCTGCCGTGGCGTCGCCCCGAGGCGGGCGCGTGGGGCGTGATGGTCAGCGAGTTCATGTTGCAGCAGACTCCGGTCAACCGGGTCCTGCCCGTGTACGAACAGTGGCTGGCCCGCTGGCCCCGCCCCGCCGATCTGGCCGCCGAGGCGCCCGGGGAGGCCGTCCGCGCCTGGGGACGTCTCGGATACCCCCGCCGTGCGCTGCGCCTGCACGGAGCCGCCCAGGCGATAGCAGAACGACACGACGGTGACGTACCCCGCGAACACGCACAGTTGCTCGCCCTGCCCGGAATCGGCGAGTACACCGCGGCAGCCGTCGCATCCTTCGCGTACGGGCAGCGACATGCCGTCCTCGACACCAATGTGCGCAGGGTCTTCGCCCGAGCCTCATCCGGCATCCAGTACCCGCCGACCGCCACGACGGCCGCGGAGCGCAAGCTCGCTCGTGCGCTGCTCCCCGATGACGAGGAGACCGCGGCCCGGTGGGCTGCGGCGTCGATGGAGTTGGGTGCGCTCGTCTGCACCGCCCGTAACGAGGACTGCGCCCGCTGCCCGATCGCCGCACAGTGCTCTTGGCGGCTGGCCGGGAAGCCTGCCCACGAGGGCGCGCCCCGGCGGGGCCAGACCTATGCGGGCACCGATCGACAGGTGCGTGGCAAGCTGCTCGCCGTGCTCCGCGAATCCTCGGAGCCCGTACCGCAGACGGCCCTGGACGTGGTGTGGCACGAGCCCGTGCAGCGGGCCCGCGCCCTGGACGGACTGGTCGCAGACGGGCTGGTCGAACCGCTGGAAGGCGGGCTGTACCAGCTCCCGGGCTGA
- a CDS encoding phosphatase PAP2 family protein, which produces MDSSITRDLYRDITDFAHTTPTWFQKLAEIWTELGLLLFGALFLVAWWRARVGPPPAIAVAVLAPLATATGYVVSESFKSVVDEDRPCRTVADAAASLVPCPPVGDWSFPSNHSSIAGAAAIALAIAWPRIALLTVPMAVLMAFSRVFVGVHYPHDVMVGLVLGALVAVVFILALRRPAQSVLTTMRTSRTGVVVWFAGPGGAAAPVRNRHRR; this is translated from the coding sequence ATGGACAGCAGCATCACCCGCGACCTCTACCGCGACATAACCGACTTCGCCCACACCACCCCGACCTGGTTCCAGAAACTCGCCGAGATCTGGACCGAACTGGGGCTGCTCCTGTTCGGAGCGCTCTTCCTTGTCGCCTGGTGGCGGGCGCGCGTGGGACCCCCACCGGCGATAGCCGTGGCCGTCCTCGCCCCCCTCGCCACGGCGACCGGCTATGTGGTCAGCGAGTCGTTCAAGTCGGTGGTCGACGAGGACCGCCCCTGTCGCACGGTGGCGGACGCAGCGGCCTCGCTCGTCCCCTGCCCTCCGGTGGGTGACTGGTCCTTCCCCAGCAACCACTCCTCGATCGCGGGCGCCGCTGCCATCGCCCTGGCGATCGCCTGGCCCCGGATCGCCCTGCTGACGGTGCCGATGGCGGTGCTGATGGCGTTCTCCCGGGTCTTCGTCGGAGTGCACTACCCCCATGACGTGATGGTGGGTCTGGTCCTCGGTGCCCTGGTGGCGGTGGTCTTCATCCTGGCGCTGCGCCGCCCGGCCCAGTCAGTGCTGACGACGATGCGCACCAGTCGTACGGGTGTGGTCGTCTGGTTCGCCGGTCCGGGCGGAGCAGCAGCACCGGTACGGAATCGGCATCGGCGCTAG
- the disA gene encoding DNA integrity scanning diadenylate cyclase DisA has protein sequence MAANDRASASGKSGASSGNEALIRAALSAVAPGTALRDGLERIIRGNTGGLIVLGMDKTVESMCTGGFVLDVEFTATRLRELCKLDGALILDKDMSKILRAGVQLVPDASIHTEETGTRHRTADRVSKQCGFPVVSVSQSMRLIALYVDGERRVLEESAAILSRANQALATLERYKLRLDEVAGTLSALEIEDLVTVRDVTAVAQRLEMVRRIATEIAEYVVELGTDGRLLSLQLDELIAGVEPERELVVRDYVPEPTAKRSRTVDEALAELDALTHTELLELPIVARALGYSGSPETLDSAVSPRGYRLLAKVPRLPGAIIERLVEHFGGLQKLLAASVADLQAVEGVGEARARSVREGLSRLAESSILERYV, from the coding sequence GTGGCAGCCAACGACCGGGCATCAGCATCCGGAAAGTCCGGCGCGAGCTCCGGCAACGAAGCACTGATCCGCGCCGCCCTGAGCGCGGTCGCACCAGGCACCGCACTCCGCGATGGCCTGGAGCGCATCATCCGCGGCAACACCGGCGGATTGATCGTCCTCGGCATGGACAAGACGGTGGAGTCGATGTGCACGGGCGGATTCGTGCTCGATGTCGAGTTCACCGCCACCCGTCTGCGCGAGCTGTGCAAGTTGGACGGCGCACTCATCCTGGACAAGGACATGTCCAAGATCCTCCGGGCGGGGGTGCAACTGGTCCCCGACGCGTCGATCCACACCGAGGAGACCGGCACCCGCCACCGCACGGCGGACCGCGTCTCCAAGCAGTGCGGGTTCCCCGTGGTCTCCGTATCCCAGTCGATGCGGCTCATCGCGTTGTACGTGGACGGTGAGCGGCGGGTGCTGGAGGAGTCGGCAGCGATCCTGTCCCGCGCCAACCAGGCACTGGCCACCTTGGAGCGCTACAAGCTCCGCCTCGACGAGGTCGCGGGGACGCTCTCCGCGCTGGAGATCGAGGATCTGGTGACGGTCCGGGACGTCACGGCCGTCGCACAGCGTCTGGAGATGGTCCGCAGGATCGCGACCGAGATCGCCGAGTACGTGGTGGAGTTGGGCACCGACGGTCGGCTGCTCTCCCTCCAACTCGATGAGTTGATCGCCGGCGTGGAACCGGAGCGGGAACTGGTCGTGCGCGACTATGTGCCGGAGCCGACGGCCAAGCGGTCGCGCACGGTCGACGAGGCACTCGCCGAGTTGGACGCGCTCACCCACACCGAGCTCCTGGAACTGCCCATAGTGGCCCGGGCTCTGGGGTACAGCGGCTCTCCCGAGACGCTGGACTCCGCGGTCTCCCCGCGTGGCTATCGCCTTCTGGCGAAGGTCCCCCGGCTACCGGGAGCGATCATCGAGCGGCTCGTCGAACACTTCGGTGGACTTCAGAAGCTGCTCGCCGCGAGCGTGGCCGACCTCCAGGCGGTGGAAGGAGTCGGCGAGGCCCGGGCCCGAAGCGTCCGGGAGGGACTGTCCCGGTTGGCGGAGTCCTCGATCCTTGAGCGGTACGTCTAG